Proteins found in one Flavobacterium channae genomic segment:
- a CDS encoding gliding motility lipoprotein GldH, with protein MLQKKNKLIGLMMLSMLFFSCDKKQFFSEYKELDGTWKKSDTLRFAFEQNDTVNPYHLFLNVRNNNDYPFNNMYLIVTLKEPGKKPTIKVDTLEYQMANPDGTLMGEGFSDIKESKLWYLENFIFKRPGKYNVEVVQAVRETGKVDGVAELNGITELGLRIEKIK; from the coding sequence ATGCTCCAAAAAAAGAATAAACTTATTGGGTTAATGATGTTGTCAATGCTTTTTTTCTCTTGTGATAAAAAGCAGTTTTTTAGCGAATACAAAGAGTTAGACGGCACATGGAAAAAATCGGACACTTTGCGTTTTGCATTTGAACAAAATGATACTGTAAACCCGTATCATTTGTTTTTAAATGTAAGAAACAATAACGATTATCCGTTTAATAACATGTATTTGATTGTTACTTTAAAAGAGCCAGGAAAAAAACCTACGATTAAAGTGGATACTTTAGAATATCAAATGGCAAATCCAGATGGGACTTTAATGGGTGAAGGTTTTTCGGATATTAAAGAAAGCAAACTGTGGTATTTAGAAAATTTTATTTTCAAAAGACCAGGAAAATATAACGTTGAGGTAGTTCAGGCGGTTAGAGAAACAGGAAAAGTAGATGGTGTTGCTGAACTTAACGGAATTACAGAACTAGGATTAAGAATTGAAAAAATAAAATAG
- a CDS encoding PSP1 domain-containing protein: MACTNCSTADGGAPKGCNNNGTCGTDSCNKLSVFDWLSNMTLPGGQAPFDAAEIRFKNGRKEFFRNTEKLTLAIGDIVATEASPGHDIGIITLTGELVKIQMKKKGENPDKELAKIYRKASQRDIDIWTEARNKEEIVRMRAREIAINLKLEMKISDVEFQGDGSKATFYYTANDRVDFRQLIKEFAQEFKVRIEMKQVGFRQEAARLGGIGSCGRELCCSTWLTDFRSVNTSAARYQQLSLNPQKLAGQCGKLKCCLNYELDTYLDALKDMPDIDTKLYTEKGDAYCQKIDIFKEIMWFSYANAPAQWLVLPVSKVKEILAVNKKKERVAALEDYVVETVQEVEKKFENVVGQDSLTRFDQPKKKNNNKNKKRKPSNFKNAPKKE, from the coding sequence ATGGCATGTACAAACTGTTCAACCGCTGATGGTGGTGCACCAAAGGGGTGTAATAATAATGGGACTTGCGGCACCGATAGCTGCAACAAACTTTCGGTATTTGATTGGTTGTCAAACATGACATTACCAGGAGGGCAGGCGCCTTTTGATGCGGCTGAAATCCGTTTCAAAAATGGTAGAAAAGAATTTTTTAGAAATACAGAAAAGCTAACTTTAGCAATAGGAGACATTGTAGCTACAGAAGCTTCTCCGGGTCATGATATTGGGATAATAACTTTAACAGGCGAATTGGTTAAAATTCAAATGAAAAAGAAAGGTGAAAATCCTGATAAAGAATTAGCTAAAATTTATAGAAAAGCTTCACAACGCGATATTGATATTTGGACAGAAGCTCGAAATAAAGAAGAAATTGTGCGTATGCGTGCAAGAGAAATTGCCATAAATTTAAAACTAGAAATGAAAATTTCTGATGTAGAATTTCAAGGTGATGGATCAAAAGCAACGTTTTATTATACAGCAAATGATCGAGTAGATTTTCGTCAATTAATTAAAGAATTTGCACAAGAATTTAAAGTAAGAATCGAAATGAAACAAGTTGGTTTCCGTCAAGAAGCAGCTCGTTTAGGAGGAATTGGTTCTTGCGGAAGAGAATTGTGTTGTTCAACTTGGTTAACCGATTTTAGAAGTGTTAATACTTCAGCAGCTCGTTATCAGCAATTGTCATTAAATCCACAAAAATTAGCAGGTCAGTGTGGTAAATTAAAATGTTGTTTAAATTACGAATTAGATACTTATTTGGATGCGCTTAAAGACATGCCAGATATTGATACTAAATTATATACGGAGAAAGGTGATGCGTATTGCCAAAAAATCGACATATTTAAAGAAATTATGTGGTTTTCTTATGCAAATGCACCAGCACAATGGTTAGTATTGCCTGTGTCTAAAGTAAAAGAAATCTTGGCTGTTAATAAGAAAAAAGAACGTGTTGCTGCTTTAGAAGATTATGTAGTTGAAACAGTTCAAGAGGTAGAGAAAAAATTTGAAAATGTTGTTGGTCAGGATAGTTTAACACGTTTCGATCAGCCTAAGAAAAAGAATAACAATAAAAATAAAAAACGTAAACCATCAAATTTTAAAAATGCTCCAAAAAAAGAATAA
- a CDS encoding ferredoxin, producing the protein MVVVTLQRDKCIGCNYCVEMAPAQFQMSKKDGKSVLIKAVDSKGFHTLKSPDHAIVENCELAAKACPVHIISVKET; encoded by the coding sequence ATGGTTGTTGTTACGCTTCAAAGAGACAAATGTATTGGTTGCAATTATTGTGTTGAAATGGCTCCGGCGCAATTTCAAATGTCAAAAAAAGACGGAAAATCTGTATTAATTAAAGCGGTCGATTCTAAAGGATTTCACACATTAAAATCGCCAGATCACGCAATAGTAGAGAATTGTGAATTAGCAGCAAAAGCTTGTCCAGTACATATAATTTCCGTAAAAGAAACATAA
- a CDS encoding peptidase U32 family protein has product MTTSGRIELMAPAGNFESMQAALDNGCDSIYFGVEQLNMRARATVNFVLDDLPEIARRCNEKNVRTYLTLNTIIYDHDLSIVKTLLTKAKEAGITAVIASDQAVIMTARTMGMEVHISTQLNVTNIETVKFYAMFADTIVLSRELSLRQVKKITDDIEKEQIKGPSGNLVEIEIFGHGALCMAVSGKCYLSLHSHNSSANRGACKQNCRKKYTVIDQESGFEIEIDNEYMMSPKDLCTLDFLDQVIDSGIKVLKIEGRGRAADYVATVIKTYREAIDSYYEGTFTKEKINTWMAALATVYNRGFWSGYYLGQKLGEWSDNPGSNATQRKVYVGKGMHYFPKSNIAEFKIEAYDIKKGDKILITGPSTGAQELILDDFFVNDASSEKATKGDSCTLKVPFRIRLSDKMYKIVEN; this is encoded by the coding sequence ATGACAACTTCTGGAAGAATAGAATTAATGGCGCCTGCAGGAAATTTCGAATCCATGCAAGCAGCTTTAGATAATGGTTGCGACTCAATTTATTTTGGTGTAGAACAATTAAACATGCGAGCTCGTGCAACTGTGAATTTCGTTTTAGATGATTTGCCAGAAATTGCGCGTCGTTGCAACGAAAAAAACGTTAGAACCTATCTAACTTTAAATACCATTATTTACGATCATGATTTATCGATTGTAAAAACACTTTTGACTAAAGCTAAAGAAGCAGGAATTACAGCCGTAATTGCATCTGACCAAGCGGTGATTATGACGGCTCGTACGATGGGAATGGAAGTGCATATTTCTACCCAATTGAATGTAACCAATATAGAAACGGTAAAATTCTACGCCATGTTTGCTGATACGATTGTTCTGTCTCGCGAGTTGAGTTTACGCCAAGTAAAGAAAATCACCGATGATATTGAAAAAGAGCAAATAAAAGGACCAAGTGGCAATTTAGTTGAGATTGAAATCTTTGGTCACGGAGCTTTGTGTATGGCGGTTTCAGGAAAATGTTATTTGAGTTTACATTCGCATAATTCTTCTGCTAACAGAGGCGCTTGCAAACAAAATTGCCGAAAAAAATACACGGTTATTGATCAAGAATCGGGATTTGAAATTGAGATTGACAACGAATACATGATGTCTCCAAAAGATTTGTGCACGTTGGATTTTCTTGACCAAGTAATCGATTCAGGAATAAAAGTTTTGAAAATTGAAGGTCGTGGTAGAGCTGCTGATTATGTTGCAACAGTTATCAAAACGTATCGCGAAGCTATTGACTCGTATTACGAAGGAACTTTTACTAAAGAAAAAATCAATACTTGGATGGCTGCTTTGGCAACGGTTTATAATCGAGGTTTTTGGAGTGGTTATTATTTGGGACAAAAATTAGGCGAATGGTCTGATAACCCTGGCTCAAATGCAACTCAACGAAAAGTATATGTTGGAAAAGGAATGCATTATTTTCCAAAATCGAATATTGCCGAGTTCAAGATTGAAGCTTATGATATTAAAAAAGGCGACAAGATTTTGATAACCGGACCAAGCACTGGAGCTCAAGAATTAATTTTAGATGATTTCTTTGTTAATGATGCATCTTCAGAAAAAGCTACAAAAGGAGATAGTTGTACATTGAAAGTTCCATTTAGAATTCGTTTATCGGACAAAATGTATAAAATTGTAGAAAACTAA